A region from the Sphingopyxis lindanitolerans genome encodes:
- the glpD gene encoding glycerol-3-phosphate dehydrogenase — MTEPAAPYDVIVVGGGVNGAGVARDAAGRGARVLLIEAGDLARGTSSASTKLIHGGLRYLEHYEFALVREALKEREILWGIAPHIIWPLRFVLPYRTGLRPRWLLRLGLLLYDHIGGRKKLPATRSIDLQRHEAGAPLQPQYVKGFEYSDGWVDDARLVLLNARDAADRGARIKTHTRADLMRVENGLWVVEASGDRGHSYRFTGRSLVNAAGPAVLDLLARAAAPPDHQMRLVRGSHIVVRRKFEHPYAYFFQLPDERIFFAIPYEREFTLIGTTDQDHDGPLDHVHASAEEIAYLCEGASEYFRAPVTPADVVWTYSGVRPLVEDGSGRPESATRGYRIDVDLEEGAPLLTIYGGKITSYRHVAEHAVDALSDHLEAVSVRRWTATAPLPGGDFPAQGAAALKAGYKLDYPFLTAATVDRIVKAYGTDARRWLGDAEDWDALGGEIAHGLSAAELRWMVTREWARDVEDVLWRRSKLGLLFTEAEVERLQTCLDAVVARPTAE, encoded by the coding sequence ATGACCGAACCCGCCGCCCCCTATGACGTCATCGTGGTCGGCGGCGGCGTGAACGGCGCGGGCGTCGCGCGCGACGCCGCGGGGCGCGGGGCGCGGGTGCTGCTGATCGAGGCGGGCGACCTTGCGCGCGGCACCTCGTCGGCGTCGACCAAGCTGATCCACGGCGGGCTGCGCTATCTCGAACATTATGAATTCGCCCTGGTGCGCGAGGCGCTGAAGGAACGCGAGATATTGTGGGGGATCGCGCCGCACATCATCTGGCCGCTGCGCTTCGTCCTGCCCTATCGCACCGGGCTCCGCCCGCGCTGGCTGCTGCGGCTCGGCCTGCTCCTTTATGATCATATCGGCGGGCGGAAAAAGCTGCCCGCGACGCGCTCGATCGATTTGCAACGCCATGAAGCCGGCGCCCCCCTCCAGCCCCAATATGTGAAGGGCTTCGAATATTCGGACGGCTGGGTCGACGATGCGCGGCTCGTGCTGCTCAACGCGCGCGATGCCGCCGACCGCGGCGCGCGGATCAAGACGCACACCCGCGCCGATCTGATGCGCGTCGAAAACGGGCTGTGGGTGGTCGAGGCGTCGGGCGATCGCGGCCACAGCTATCGCTTCACCGGCCGCAGCCTCGTCAACGCGGCGGGACCGGCGGTGCTCGACCTGCTCGCCCGCGCCGCCGCCCCGCCCGACCACCAGATGCGGCTCGTGCGCGGCTCGCACATCGTCGTGCGCAGGAAGTTCGAACACCCCTATGCCTATTTCTTCCAGCTTCCCGACGAACGCATCTTCTTTGCCATCCCCTATGAGCGCGAGTTCACGCTGATCGGCACGACCGACCAGGATCATGACGGGCCGCTCGACCATGTCCACGCCAGCGCCGAGGAAATCGCCTATCTTTGCGAAGGGGCGAGCGAATATTTCCGCGCGCCGGTCACCCCCGCCGATGTCGTCTGGACCTATTCGGGGGTGCGGCCGTTGGTCGAGGATGGGTCCGGCCGCCCCGAATCGGCGACGCGCGGTTACCGGATCGACGTCGACCTGGAGGAAGGCGCGCCGCTGCTCACCATCTATGGCGGCAAGATCACCAGCTATCGCCACGTCGCCGAACATGCGGTCGACGCGCTGTCGGATCATCTGGAAGCGGTGTCGGTCCGGCGCTGGACCGCGACGGCGCCGCTGCCCGGCGGCGACTTTCCGGCGCAGGGCGCCGCGGCGCTCAAGGCCGGCTACAAGCTCGATTATCCCTTTCTGACCGCCGCGACGGTCGACCGCATCGTCAAGGCCTATGGCACCGACGCGCGCCGCTGGCTGGGCGATGCCGAGGATTGGGACGCGCTCGGCGGCGAAATCGCCCACGGGCTGAGCGCGGCCGAACTGCGCTGGATGGTGACGCGCGAATGGGCGCGCGATGTCGAGGATGTTCTGTGGCGGCGCAGCAAGCTGGGCCTGTTGTTCACGGAGGCGGAGGTCGAGCGATTACAGACCTGCCTCGATGCGGTCGTGGCACGGCCTACGGCGGAATAA
- the zwf gene encoding glucose-6-phosphate dehydrogenase produces the protein MLFPSLYNLHVDGLLAEALTIVASGRSKMDRAGCHALVRAALADHLSADRLDEAQIAGFLDRIDYCPVDAGAGTGYDDLAALLGDRLGRPLGAYLSTPPSMFGPIAEGLAGAGIACAECRIAMEKPIGHDLASSRAVNEQVGRAFAEDHIFRIDHYLGKETVQNLLALRFANMLFEPLWNAQAIDHVQITVAETVGLEGRVSYYDGVGALKDMVQNHMLQLLAIIAMEPPASVSSTAVRDEKVKLLRSLRKMSAADVKAHSVKGQYSSGAVNGGAVAGYADELGHPSNTETFVAIKAYIDNWRWKGVPFYLRTGKRMPQRKSEVLIQFKPVPHNIFARGGAGKLDANMMIINLQPEENIRVKVMAKQPGLDRDGVKLKEVTLDVSLSHSFAGERRRIAYERLLLDFIEGEQTLFVRRDEVEAQWQWIDSILGAWAEIDLAPQSYTAGSWGPSSAIALIERDGASWHD, from the coding sequence ATGCTGTTTCCCTCGCTCTATAACCTCCACGTCGACGGGCTGCTCGCCGAGGCGCTGACGATCGTCGCCTCGGGGCGCTCGAAGATGGACCGCGCGGGCTGTCACGCGCTGGTGCGCGCGGCGCTGGCCGATCATCTTTCCGCCGATCGGCTCGACGAGGCGCAGATCGCGGGCTTTCTGGATCGCATCGACTATTGCCCGGTCGATGCCGGCGCGGGCACCGGCTATGACGACCTCGCCGCATTGCTCGGCGACCGGCTCGGGCGGCCGCTCGGCGCCTATCTGTCGACCCCGCCGTCGATGTTCGGTCCGATCGCGGAGGGGCTTGCGGGCGCGGGCATCGCCTGCGCCGAATGCCGCATCGCGATGGAAAAGCCGATCGGTCACGACCTCGCTTCGTCGCGCGCCGTCAACGAGCAGGTCGGCCGCGCCTTCGCCGAGGATCATATCTTTCGCATCGACCATTATCTCGGCAAGGAAACGGTCCAGAACCTCCTCGCGCTGCGCTTTGCCAACATGCTGTTCGAGCCTTTGTGGAACGCGCAGGCGATCGACCATGTCCAGATCACCGTCGCCGAGACGGTCGGCCTTGAGGGTCGCGTCTCCTATTATGACGGGGTCGGCGCGCTCAAGGACATGGTGCAGAACCATATGCTCCAATTGCTCGCGATCATCGCGATGGAGCCGCCCGCCAGCGTCTCGTCGACCGCGGTGCGCGACGAGAAGGTCAAGCTGCTCCGCAGCTTGCGCAAGATGAGCGCCGCCGACGTCAAGGCGCACAGCGTCAAGGGCCAATATAGCAGCGGCGCGGTGAACGGCGGCGCGGTCGCGGGCTATGCCGACGAGCTTGGTCATCCGTCGAACACCGAAACCTTCGTCGCGATCAAGGCCTATATCGACAATTGGCGCTGGAAGGGCGTGCCCTTCTATTTGCGCACCGGCAAGCGGATGCCGCAGCGCAAGTCGGAGGTGCTGATCCAGTTCAAGCCGGTGCCGCACAATATCTTCGCGCGCGGCGGCGCGGGCAAGCTCGATGCCAATATGATGATCATCAATCTGCAGCCCGAGGAGAATATCCGGGTCAAGGTGATGGCGAAGCAGCCGGGGCTCGACCGCGACGGCGTCAAGCTGAAAGAGGTCACGCTCGACGTCTCGCTCTCGCACAGCTTCGCGGGCGAGCGGCGGCGGATCGCCTATGAACGCCTGCTGCTCGATTTCATCGAGGGCGAGCAGACTTTGTTCGTGCGCCGCGACGAGGTCGAGGCGCAGTGGCAATGGATCGATTCGATCCTCGGCGCCTGGGCCGAGATCGACCTGGCGCCGCAGAGCTACACCGCCGGAAGCTGGGGCCCGTCGAGCGCGATCGCGCTGATCGAGCGCGACGGAGCGAGCTGGCATGATTGA
- the edd gene encoding phosphogluconate dehydratase: MTDLHPTIAAVTDRIVARSAPRRAAYLGLMQRQRDAGTNRGNLSCGNLAHGFAASGDDKPAIRSGAEMNIGIVTAYNDMLSAHQPYGRYPEQIKLFAREAGATAQVAGGVPAMCDGVTQGQAGMDLSLFSRDTIAQGTAIALSHAMFEGAALLGICDKIVPGLLIGALRFGHLPTILIPAGPMPSGLANKEKQRVRQLYAEGKATRDELLEAEAASYHSAGTCTFYGTANSNQMMMEVMGLHIPGSAFVNPGTKLRQELTRAATHRLTAIGWDGDDYRPLARCIDEKAIVNACVGLLATGGSTNHAIHLPAIARAAGIIIDWQDFDELSHAVPLLARVYPNGAGDVNHFHAAGGIGFVVRELLGAGLLHGDILTVGGTMADYAAEPVLVNDELHWQAAPAASRDEAMLRPVAAPFSPDGGMRLLAGNLGRAIIKTSAVAEDRWTIEAPCRIFDDQNQVLTAFKAGELDRDAVVVVRFQGPRANGMPELHKLTPALGVLQDRGFRVALLTDGRMSGASGKVPAVIHLSPEALPGIDGVSGPLAYLRDGDLVRICAAKGEVIALVEDAIWAARSPAAPPPPALGVGRELFALFRIHADEAEKGGSAMLAAMETII; this comes from the coding sequence ATGACTGACCTCCACCCCACCATCGCCGCGGTCACCGATCGCATCGTCGCCCGCAGCGCGCCGCGCCGCGCCGCCTATCTGGGCCTGATGCAGCGCCAGCGCGACGCCGGCACCAATCGCGGCAACCTCTCGTGCGGCAACCTTGCGCACGGCTTTGCCGCATCCGGGGACGACAAGCCCGCGATCCGCTCGGGCGCCGAAATGAACATCGGCATCGTCACCGCCTACAACGACATGCTGTCGGCGCACCAACCCTATGGCCGCTACCCCGAACAGATCAAATTGTTCGCGCGCGAGGCCGGGGCGACCGCGCAGGTCGCGGGCGGGGTTCCCGCGATGTGCGACGGGGTGACGCAGGGGCAGGCGGGGATGGACCTGTCGCTGTTCAGCCGCGACACCATCGCGCAGGGCACCGCGATCGCGCTCAGCCATGCGATGTTCGAGGGCGCGGCCTTGCTCGGCATTTGCGACAAGATCGTCCCCGGCCTGCTGATCGGCGCGCTGCGTTTCGGCCATCTGCCGACGATCCTGATCCCCGCCGGGCCGATGCCCTCGGGGCTCGCCAACAAGGAAAAGCAGCGCGTCCGCCAGCTCTATGCCGAGGGCAAGGCGACCCGCGACGAACTGCTCGAGGCCGAGGCGGCGAGCTATCACAGCGCGGGCACCTGCACCTTCTATGGCACCGCGAACTCGAACCAGATGATGATGGAAGTGATGGGGCTCCACATCCCCGGCAGCGCCTTCGTCAATCCGGGCACCAAGCTGCGGCAGGAACTGACCCGCGCCGCGACGCACCGGCTGACCGCGATCGGCTGGGACGGCGACGATTACCGTCCGCTGGCACGCTGCATCGACGAAAAGGCGATCGTCAACGCCTGCGTCGGCCTGCTCGCGACGGGCGGCTCGACCAATCATGCGATCCATTTGCCGGCGATCGCGCGCGCCGCCGGGATCATCATCGACTGGCAGGATTTCGATGAACTCAGCCATGCGGTGCCGCTGCTCGCGCGCGTCTATCCGAACGGTGCGGGCGATGTGAACCATTTTCACGCCGCGGGCGGGATCGGCTTCGTCGTGCGCGAGTTGCTCGGCGCCGGGCTTTTGCATGGCGATATTCTCACCGTCGGCGGGACGATGGCCGACTATGCCGCCGAGCCCGTGCTGGTGAACGACGAACTCCACTGGCAGGCCGCGCCCGCCGCAAGCCGCGACGAGGCGATGCTGCGCCCGGTCGCCGCGCCTTTCTCGCCCGATGGCGGGATGCGGCTGCTCGCCGGCAATCTCGGCCGCGCGATCATCAAGACGAGCGCGGTCGCCGAGGATCGCTGGACGATCGAGGCGCCGTGCCGGATTTTCGACGACCAGAATCAGGTGCTGACCGCCTTCAAGGCGGGCGAACTCGATCGCGATGCCGTCGTCGTCGTCCGCTTTCAGGGCCCGCGCGCCAACGGCATGCCCGAACTCCACAAGCTGACCCCGGCCTTGGGCGTGTTGCAGGATCGCGGTTTTCGCGTCGCGCTGCTCACCGACGGCCGCATGTCGGGGGCGAGCGGCAAGGTGCCCGCGGTGATCCATCTGTCGCCCGAGGCGCTGCCCGGCATCGACGGCGTCAGCGGCCCGCTCGCCTATCTGCGCGACGGCGATCTGGTGCGCATCTGCGCCGCGAAGGGCGAGGTGATCGCGCTGGTCGAGGACGCCATATGGGCCGCACGTTCGCCCGCCGCGCCGCCGCCTCCCGCGCTCGGCGTCGGCCGCGAGTTGTTCGCGCTGTTCCGTATCCACGCCGATGAGGCGGAGAAAGGCGGCTCGGCGATGCTGGCGGCGATGGAGACGATCATTTAA
- the eda gene encoding bifunctional 4-hydroxy-2-oxoglutarate aldolase/2-dehydro-3-deoxy-phosphogluconate aldolase — protein MSQSIDQIMALAPVIPVIVIDRVEDAVPMAEALVAGGLPVLEVTLRTPAALDALTAMKSVKGAIVGAGTVLDPAMLSGAIHAGAEFIVSPGLTDNLGKAATQSGIPFLPGIANAGDIMRGMDLGLSRFKFFPAATSGGIPALKALAGPFGQARFCPTGGISAATAPDWLALDAVLCVGGSWVVPSGPLDPARIEALAREAAALKL, from the coding sequence ATGAGCCAATCCATTGACCAGATCATGGCGCTCGCCCCCGTCATCCCGGTGATCGTCATCGACCGTGTCGAGGACGCGGTGCCGATGGCCGAAGCGCTCGTCGCGGGCGGCTTGCCGGTGCTCGAAGTGACGCTGCGCACTCCCGCCGCGCTCGACGCGCTGACCGCGATGAAATCGGTCAAGGGCGCGATCGTCGGCGCGGGGACCGTGCTCGATCCCGCGATGCTCAGCGGCGCGATCCATGCGGGCGCCGAATTCATCGTCTCGCCCGGCCTCACCGACAATCTGGGCAAGGCCGCGACCCAGAGCGGCATTCCCTTCCTCCCCGGCATCGCCAATGCCGGCGACATCATGCGCGGCATGGACCTTGGCCTGTCGCGCTTCAAATTCTTCCCCGCGGCGACAAGCGGCGGCATCCCGGCGCTCAAGGCGCTGGCGGGCCCGTTCGGACAGGCGCGCTTCTGCCCGACCGGCGGGATCAGCGCCGCGACCGCCCCCGATTGGCTCGCGCTCGATGCGGTGCTGTGCGTCGGGGGGAGTTGGGTGGTGCCGTCCGGGCCGCTCGACCCGGCGCGGATCGAGGCTCTGGCAAGGGAAGCGGCGGCGCTCAAGCTCTAA
- a CDS encoding HAD-IB family hydrolase, whose amino-acid sequence MEEVLASEPGPHIAALFDFDGTIISGYSATAMLREKFQRREMSVEEIAETAQVVAQHSLGNIGFSGLMTAAAKFMKGVDEESFIAFGEELYKKHIARKIYPETRAIIEAHQAKGHRVAIISSATIYQIEPTARDLGITDIKCSAYEIEDGVFTGEIIRPLCFGEGKVLAAEELAAEYGLDLDNSFFYSDSDDDIELLDRVGKPRPLNPNMKLKGIADERNWPVQRFASRGTPSWVDYTRTIYATGSLVGAFAAGLPIWALTRSQREAVNFSMGLFGDFATAITGVELEVEDEKYLWSSRPCVFIFNHQSKADVMILAKLIRRDMGGVGKKEIRDIPILGKLMEWGGTVFVDRADGKSAIKAMEPLVDAIQQEGKSICIAPEGTRSLTPKLEPFKKGAFHLAMQAGVPIVPIVIHNATDVAPKNEFVMRPATVRVTVLPPVDTSGWSVRTLNGHVRDVRNLFLRTLGQVEEAAEAAEAKPAKKPAEKKAAPKPAKKKVAAKKAAKG is encoded by the coding sequence TTGGAAGAAGTCCTGGCGTCCGAACCCGGGCCGCATATCGCCGCGCTGTTCGATTTCGACGGCACGATCATCTCGGGCTATTCGGCGACCGCGATGCTGCGCGAGAAATTCCAGCGCCGCGAAATGTCGGTCGAGGAGATCGCCGAGACCGCGCAGGTCGTCGCGCAGCACAGCCTGGGCAATATCGGCTTTTCAGGGCTGATGACCGCCGCCGCCAAATTCATGAAGGGCGTCGACGAGGAAAGCTTCATCGCGTTCGGCGAGGAGCTTTACAAGAAGCATATCGCGCGCAAAATCTATCCCGAAACCCGCGCGATCATCGAGGCGCATCAGGCGAAGGGGCACCGCGTCGCGATCATCTCGTCGGCGACGATCTACCAGATCGAACCGACCGCGCGCGACCTTGGCATCACCGACATCAAATGCTCGGCGTATGAAATCGAGGACGGCGTCTTCACGGGCGAGATCATCCGGCCGCTGTGCTTCGGCGAGGGCAAGGTGCTCGCCGCCGAGGAACTGGCGGCCGAATATGGCCTCGATCTCGACAACAGCTTTTTCTATTCGGACAGCGACGACGATATCGAACTGCTCGACCGCGTCGGCAAGCCGCGCCCGCTCAACCCGAACATGAAATTGAAGGGCATCGCCGACGAACGGAACTGGCCGGTGCAGCGCTTCGCGAGCCGTGGCACGCCGTCATGGGTCGATTATACCCGCACCATCTATGCGACCGGCTCGCTCGTCGGCGCGTTCGCCGCGGGGTTGCCGATCTGGGCGCTCACCCGGTCGCAGCGCGAGGCGGTCAATTTCTCGATGGGGCTGTTCGGCGACTTCGCGACTGCGATCACCGGCGTCGAGCTGGAGGTCGAGGACGAGAAATATCTCTGGTCGTCGCGCCCGTGCGTCTTCATCTTCAACCACCAGAGCAAGGCGGACGTGATGATCCTCGCCAAGCTCATCCGCCGCGACATGGGCGGGGTGGGGAAGAAGGAGATCAGGGACATCCCCATTTTGGGGAAGCTGATGGAATGGGGCGGCACCGTCTTCGTCGACCGCGCCGACGGCAAGAGCGCGATCAAGGCGATGGAGCCGCTGGTCGATGCGATCCAGCAGGAAGGCAAGTCGATCTGCATCGCGCCCGAGGGCACACGCAGCCTGACCCCAAAGCTCGAACCCTTCAAAAAGGGCGCCTTTCACCTCGCGATGCAGGCGGGGGTGCCGATCGTCCCGATCGTCATCCACAACGCCACCGATGTCGCGCCGAAGAATGAATTCGTCATGCGCCCCGCGACGGTCCGCGTCACCGTGCTGCCGCCGGTCGATACATCCGGGTGGAGCGTGCGGACGCTGAACGGCCATGTCCGCGACGTGCGGAACCTGTTCCTGCGGACGCTGGGGCAGGTCGAGGAAGCAGCGGAGGCGGCCGAGGCGAAACCGGCGAAGAAGCCAGCGGAAAAGAAGGCCGCGCCGAAACCCGCGAAGAAGAAGGTCGCAGCGAAGAAGGCGGCAAAGGGGTGA
- a CDS encoding glycerol-3-phosphate 1-O-acyltransferase, with translation MADGTPRTGIVAEQAADRLYIIDARHGVERRILLDWIHATSGDTEPVWASLDIEDGDHALPVDALQTRLGGSPSRQVVPLRVAWRMPAFDRDRALKFRHLIFGDPRHPGPLRARLILWRDRRRAQILVGEAATLDMLRDRFCAQTGGGDGESADSPEYAAFVARQAALALDVAERGIRGSRYKVPRFVADSLRTSPKFRAALAELSERAGRPVGDLYREARPLMKEVIARPSALFLDLRARLDRMMFGGYEPAMEVDAAEIAKLRSVLREHPTCILFTHKTYIDGATPSRLTYDNDMPMLHLFGGANLDFAVMGEFFRRSGMIFIRRSFQDQPVYKIVLRHYIAWLLAKRFPLSWAFEGTRSRLGKLAPPKYGLMKYVLDAAHATGTGGVHFVPFVTSFDLIRDVEEYAAEQAGRSKKPESLSWFIGYMKSLKQPSGRIRLDIGNPVVIDEAPGPDDRRALETIAFAVAVEANRVTPLTVTSVMCLILLGLAPRGATAAELLATIGAVTDWARARGIRISSELASRDDAALSTTVDTLVASGLLTRYEAGSENVYSIDPAKHPMASYYRNIIAHHFLDRAMIELALFALRDADGGDATTAFWAKIDRLRDLFKFEFFYPPRDEHRAAIEAELARIDPVWDRRLAGGDRGVAQLLRRCQPVVGHAILLPFAEAYSVVADLLARARPGDEVEAKLLLDTALVEGRQAYLLRRISSEAAIGKLLFENGLSLMRHMGLAGTATPDSLAARRALLVELRGLANVMESMRLSTTALADRMPAAGG, from the coding sequence GTGGCCGACGGCACCCCCCGCACCGGAATCGTAGCGGAGCAGGCGGCCGACCGGCTTTATATCATCGACGCGCGGCATGGCGTTGAACGGCGCATCCTACTCGACTGGATCCACGCGACGTCCGGCGACACCGAACCGGTCTGGGCCAGCCTCGATATCGAGGATGGCGACCATGCGCTGCCCGTCGATGCGCTGCAGACGCGGCTCGGTGGATCGCCGTCGCGGCAGGTCGTGCCGCTGCGCGTCGCGTGGCGGATGCCCGCTTTCGACCGCGACCGCGCGCTCAAATTCCGTCACCTGATCTTTGGCGACCCGCGCCATCCGGGGCCGCTGCGCGCGCGGCTCATCCTCTGGCGCGACCGGCGCCGCGCGCAGATTCTCGTCGGCGAAGCCGCGACGCTCGATATGCTGCGTGACCGTTTCTGCGCGCAGACCGGCGGCGGCGATGGCGAGAGCGCCGACAGCCCCGAATATGCGGCCTTCGTCGCGCGGCAGGCGGCGCTCGCGCTCGACGTCGCCGAACGCGGCATACGCGGCAGCCGGTACAAGGTGCCGCGCTTCGTCGCCGACAGTTTGCGCACCAGCCCCAAGTTTCGCGCCGCGCTCGCCGAGCTTTCGGAGCGGGCCGGTCGCCCGGTCGGCGACCTCTACCGTGAGGCGCGGCCGCTGATGAAGGAGGTCATCGCGCGCCCTTCGGCGCTGTTCCTCGACCTTCGCGCCCGCCTCGACCGCATGATGTTCGGCGGCTACGAGCCCGCCATGGAGGTCGACGCCGCCGAGATCGCCAAGCTGCGCTCGGTCCTGCGCGAACATCCGACCTGCATCCTCTTCACCCACAAAACCTATATCGACGGCGCGACCCCCAGCCGCCTCACCTATGACAATGACATGCCGATGCTGCACCTGTTCGGCGGCGCCAACCTCGATTTCGCGGTGATGGGCGAATTCTTTCGCCGTTCAGGGATGATCTTCATCCGCCGCAGTTTTCAGGACCAGCCGGTCTACAAGATCGTCCTGCGCCATTATATCGCGTGGCTGCTCGCCAAGCGTTTCCCGCTGAGCTGGGCGTTCGAGGGGACGCGCTCGCGGCTCGGCAAGCTGGCGCCACCCAAATATGGGCTGATGAAATATGTCCTCGACGCCGCGCATGCGACGGGGACCGGGGGCGTGCATTTCGTCCCCTTCGTCACCAGCTTCGACCTGATCCGCGACGTCGAGGAATATGCCGCCGAGCAGGCGGGGCGGAGCAAGAAGCCCGAGAGTCTGAGCTGGTTCATCGGTTACATGAAAAGCCTCAAGCAGCCGTCGGGCCGCATCAGGCTCGACATCGGCAACCCCGTCGTCATCGACGAAGCCCCCGGCCCCGACGACAGGCGCGCGCTCGAAACGATCGCCTTTGCGGTCGCGGTCGAGGCCAATCGGGTGACGCCGCTGACGGTTACGTCGGTGATGTGCCTGATCCTGCTCGGCCTCGCGCCGCGCGGCGCCACCGCCGCCGAACTGCTCGCCACGATCGGCGCCGTCACCGATTGGGCGCGGGCGCGCGGCATCCGGATCAGCAGCGAACTCGCAAGCCGCGACGACGCCGCTCTCTCGACCACCGTCGATACGCTCGTCGCGAGCGGGCTGCTGACCCGCTACGAGGCGGGGAGCGAGAATGTCTATTCGATCGATCCCGCCAAACATCCGATGGCGAGCTATTACCGCAACATCATCGCGCATCATTTCCTCGATCGCGCGATGATCGAACTGGCGCTGTTCGCGCTTCGCGACGCCGACGGCGGCGACGCCACCACCGCCTTCTGGGCGAAGATCGACCGGCTGCGCGATCTGTTCAAATTCGAATTCTTCTATCCGCCGCGCGACGAGCATCGCGCCGCGATCGAGGCCGAACTCGCGCGCATCGATCCCGTCTGGGACCGCCGCCTCGCCGGCGGCGACCGCGGGGTCGCGCAGCTTCTCCGCCGCTGCCAGCCTGTCGTCGGCCATGCGATATTGCTGCCGTTCGCCGAGGCCTATTCGGTCGTCGCCGACCTGCTGGCGCGCGCCAGGCCCGGCGACGAGGTCGAGGCGAAGCTGCTGCTCGATACGGCGCTGGTCGAGGGGCGGCAGGCCTATCTGCTGCGCCGGATCAGCAGCGAGGCGGCGATCGGCAAGCTCTTGTTCGAAAATGGCCTGTCGCTGATGCGCCACATGGGGCTTGCCGGGACCGCGACCCCCGACAGCCTCGCCGCGCGGCGCGCGCTGCTTGTGGAACTGCGCGGGCTCGCCAATGTGATGGAATCGATGCGGCTGTCGACGACGGCGCTCGCCGATAGGATGCCGGCGGCGGGAGGATGA
- a CDS encoding WS/DGAT/MGAT family O-acyltransferase, with translation MLKQLSAQDAQFLYTQTANNLTHIMGVYIYDPSTAPGGFVRFKDIIAHVESRVHTSPLFKRRLHRLPFDLDHPYWVEDEHFDIEAHMSHARLPEPGDWRQFCIAVARWFSKPMDMNRPLWDIYIIEGLDRIPGIPKGSFAMLHRVHHAAVDGASGAHAFIAMSDIDASGTPAIAEPPPVEEFGRPPSSAETVTRAWGASMQSPVKFMNALLKMSPAIVASARRSMAEGGMTAGVPETRFNVPVGPHKMFEGTTVALADIAEIRRKVPGATVNDVVLTTVGGALRKYLAKHKELPKESLVAVAPINLRGKEKDAGKASTPGNQVSAMSVPIRTDIAGPLERLAAIRAYTVEAKEAKAGVSARIMTDLSQHIPGATMAAVARIVTSERFAVRGTNLFISNVPGAQVPLYLAGARLVQQHGMAPLANNMGLFIATPSYNGRIAFSIVGERDIMPDIAFFRECIDESFADLMAAAPKVEKPPAKPKAAPKPPAKPKAKAKPAPVAKRAAKTASKAAAKPKPKATRKKKPPVSSPRT, from the coding sequence ATGCTTAAACAACTCAGCGCCCAGGATGCCCAGTTCCTCTATACGCAGACCGCGAACAATCTGACCCACATCATGGGGGTCTATATCTATGACCCCTCGACCGCGCCGGGCGGCTTTGTGCGGTTCAAGGACATCATCGCCCACGTCGAAAGCCGCGTCCACACCTCGCCGCTGTTCAAGCGCCGCCTGCACCGGCTGCCCTTCGACCTCGACCATCCCTATTGGGTCGAGGACGAGCATTTCGACATCGAAGCGCATATGAGCCACGCGCGCCTGCCCGAACCCGGCGACTGGCGGCAATTCTGCATCGCGGTCGCGCGCTGGTTCTCGAAACCGATGGATATGAACCGGCCGCTCTGGGACATTTATATCATTGAAGGGCTCGACCGCATCCCGGGCATCCCGAAGGGCAGCTTCGCGATGCTCCACCGCGTCCATCACGCCGCGGTTGACGGCGCATCGGGCGCGCATGCCTTCATCGCGATGAGCGATATCGATGCCAGCGGCACCCCCGCCATTGCCGAACCGCCGCCGGTCGAAGAATTCGGCCGCCCGCCGTCGAGCGCCGAGACGGTGACCCGCGCCTGGGGCGCCTCGATGCAGTCGCCGGTCAAGTTCATGAATGCGCTGCTCAAGATGTCGCCCGCGATCGTCGCGTCGGCAAGGCGGTCGATGGCCGAGGGCGGGATGACCGCCGGGGTTCCCGAAACGCGCTTCAACGTCCCCGTCGGCCCGCACAAGATGTTCGAGGGCACGACGGTGGCGCTCGCCGACATTGCCGAAATCCGCCGGAAAGTGCCGGGCGCGACGGTCAACGACGTCGTGCTGACCACCGTCGGCGGCGCGCTGCGCAAATATCTGGCGAAGCACAAGGAATTGCCGAAGGAAAGCCTCGTCGCGGTCGCGCCGATCAACCTGCGCGGCAAGGAAAAGGACGCGGGAAAGGCCTCGACCCCCGGCAACCAGGTCTCGGCGATGAGCGTGCCGATCCGCACCGACATCGCGGGTCCGCTCGAACGGCTCGCGGCGATCCGTGCCTATACGGTCGAGGCGAAAGAGGCAAAGGCCGGGGTCAGCGCCCGCATCATGACCGACCTGTCGCAGCATATCCCCGGCGCGACGATGGCGGCGGTCGCGCGCATCGTGACGAGCGAGCGCTTCGCGGTGCGCGGCACCAACCTCTTCATCTCGAACGTGCCGGGCGCGCAGGTGCCGCTCTATCTCGCGGGCGCGCGGCTGGTGCAGCAGCACGGCATGGCGCCGCTCGCAAACAATATGGGACTGTTCATCGCGACCCCCAGCTACAACGGCCGCATCGCCTTTTCGATCGTCGGCGAGCGCGACATCATGCCCGACATTGCTTTTTTCCGCGAATGTATCGACGAAAGCTTCGCCGACCTGATGGCGGCGGCGCCGAAGGTGGAGAAGCCGCCCGCGAAGCCGAAAGCCGCGCCGAAGCCGCCCGCAAAGCCCAAGGCAAAGGCGAAACCGGCGCCTGTCGCGAAACGTGCGGCGAAGACGGCGTCGAAAGCCGCCGCCAAGCCCAAGCCGAAGGCGACGCGAAAGAAGAAGCCCCCTGTTTCGTCACCCCGGACTTGA